A genomic window from Punica granatum isolate Tunisia-2019 chromosome 2, ASM765513v2, whole genome shotgun sequence includes:
- the LOC116194393 gene encoding uncharacterized protein LOC116194393 produces MMSEGYKKTDDICDDVCGQARSAFSMSRVKCFFRGFDLKAIILLFVVLPVCIFSMYLHGQKISYFLRPLWESPPKPFHEIPHYYDENVSMENLCKLHSWKIRESPRRVYDAILFSNEIDILTIRWNELYPYVTQFVLLESNSTFTGIPKKLHFAKNRDKFKFIEPRLTYGMIGGRFKKGENPFIEEAYQRVALDQLLKIAGIEDDDLLIMSDVDEIPSAHTINLLRWCDDIPPILHLQLRNYLYSFEFYTDNKSWRASVHRYETGKTRYAHYRQSDYLLSDAGWHCSFCFRLINEFIFKMKAYSHYDRVRFSHYLDPKRIQDVICKGADLFDMLPEEYTFKDIIGKMGPIPHSHSAVHLPAYILNNADKYKFLLPGNCIRSEEESG; encoded by the exons ATGATGTCTGAAGGGTACAAGAAGACTGATGACATCTGCGACGACGTCTGCGGCCAG GCTCGATCAGCATTCAGCATGTCAAGAGTGAAATGTTTCTTCCGGGGCTTCGATCTGAAGGCTATTATACTCCTCTTTGTCGTCCTCCCAGTCTGCATCTTCTCCATGTACCTGCACGGGCAGAAGATCTCCTACTTCCTCAGACCGCTGTGGGAATCTCCCCCGAAGCCCTTTCATGAAATCCCCCATTATTACGACGAGAATGTCTCGATGGAGAATCTTTGCAAGCTTCACAGCTGGAAAATCCGAGAATCTCCGAGGCGGGTCTACGATGCAATCCTCTTCAGCAATGAGATTGATATTTTGACGATCCGATGGAACGAGCTGTACCCTTATGTGACCCAATTTGTGCTTCTAGAGTCAAACTCTACCTTTACAGGGATACCCAAGAAGCTGCATTTTGCAAAAAACCGGGACAAGTTCAAGTTCATTGAGCCTCGGTTAACTTATGGGATGATTGGGGGAAGATTCAAGAAGGGGGAGAATCCCTTCATTGAGGAAGCATATCAGAGAGTTGCCCTAGACCAGCTCCTTAAAATAGCGGGGATCGAGGATGATGACCTGTTGATAATGTCCGATGTTGATGAGATCCCAAGTGCCCACACCATTAATCTTTTAAGATGGTGTGATGATATCCCTCCTATTCTTCATCTCCAGCTGAGGAATTATTTGTATTCCTTTGAATTTTACACTGACAACAAGAGTTGGAGAGCTTCGGTGCACCGATATGAAACAGGGAAGACTCGATATGCTCATTATCGGCAGAGTGATTACTTACTGTCCGATGCGGGGTGGCACTGTAGCTTCTGCTTCCGCCTTATCAACGAGTTCATATTCAAGATGAAGGCTTACAGTCACTATGACAGGGTGAGATTTTCTCATTACTTGGACCCAAAGAGAATTCAGGACGTGATCTGTAAGGGTGCCGATCTCTTCGATATGCTTCCCGAGGAATACACATTCAAGGACATAATCGGGAAGATGGGTCCAATCCCCCATTCCCATTCAGCTGTTCACCTCCCGGCATACATCCTGAACAATGCCGACAAGTACAAGTTCTTGCTGCCTGGGAACTGCATAAGATCAGAAGAAGAAAGTGGCTGA
- the LOC116196151 gene encoding golgin candidate 6 isoform X1 translates to MRNMDLVSGYKGVVGLVFGNDSSASSEDSYVERLLDRISNGVLAEDRRNAIAELQSVVAESRAAQLAFGAMGFPVLMSVLKEERDDVEMVRGALETLVSALTPIDHAKGPANEIQAALMNADLLSREAESISLLLGLLSEDDFYVRYYTLQLLTALLTNSQNRLQEAILAIPRGITRLMDMLMDREVIRNEALLLLTHLTREAEEIKKIVVFEGAFEKIFSIIREEGGSDGGVVVQDCLELLNNLLCNSASNQILLRETIGFDPLVSILKLRASTYSFTQQKTINLLSALETITLLILGVPDTEIAKDSDKMTNKTVLVQKNVIDHLLMLGVESQWAPVSVRCAALRCIGDLIAGHAKNRDALASKVLGEEPQLEPSLNSILRIILRTSSMQEFIAADYVFKCFTEGNADGQTMLASTLIPQPNSMTHAPPEEDVHMSFGSMLLQGLTLSESEGDLETCSRAASVLSHVLKDNIQCKERAIRIELEAPTPSLGGAEPLMHRMVKYLALASSMKTKDGKSISGNLIVQPIILKLLVIWLSKCPNAVQCFLDSRPHLTYLLELISSPSATVCIRGLAALLLGECVLYNKSAENGKDSFTIVDSISQKIGITAFLMKFDEMQKSSIFTSVKSAQPRKPLTRSTAASMAEIEDVEESELPDQKKEDHPFLSLILDAQFVNFLRGLEDEIRESIVEVYSHPKSQVAVVPAELEQKSGEADREYIERLKLFVEKQCFEIQGLLGRNATLAEELAKSGGGSEQRTSGVSDRVQVDALRRDLQEASQRLEFLKAEKAKLESEASKYRNIAEKTESDLRSLSDAYNSLEQANFNLEKEVKALRSGGSGLDLEALKAEAREEAQKESEAELNDLLVCLGQEQSKVERLSARLLELGEDVDKLLEGIGEEDDAALPEDEDEEE, encoded by the exons ATGAGGAATATGGATTTGGTATCGGGATATAAG GGCGTCGTGGGGCTTGTTTTTGGGAATGACAGTTCTGCTTCAAGCGAGGATAG TTATGTGGAACGCCTCCTAGACCGCATAAGCAATGGTGTACTAGCAGAGGACCGGAGGAATGCTATTGCCGAGCTTCAATCAGTTGTAGCAGAAAGTCGTGCTGCCCAGCTAGCTTTTGGGGCTATGG GTTTCCCGGTACTCATGAGCGTCTTGAAAGAAGAACGAGATGATGTTGAGATG GTCCGAGGCGCCCTTGAAACACTTGTGAGTGCCTTGACTCCTATTGACCACGCAAAAGGGCCAGCAAATGAAATTCAGGCAGCTTTGATGAATGCCGATTTACTCTCCAGAGAGGCAGAAAGCATTTCTCTCCTTCTGGGTTTACTG tccGAAGATGATTTCTATGTCCGATATTACACCCTTCAGCTTTTGACAGCTCTTCTCACAAATTCACAGAATAG GTTACAGGAAGCTATACTGGCCATTCCTCGTGGTATAACCCGGCTTATGGATATGCTTATGGATCGTGAG GTTATACGAAATGAAGCTTTGCTACTTCTTACTCACCTAACACGCGAAGCCGAG gaaattaaaaaaatcgtCGTCTTTGAAGGTGCATTTGAGAAGATCTTTAGCATTATCAGAGAAGAAGGTGGCTCTGATGGAGGTGTTGTTGTGCAG GACTGTCTGGAATTGTTGAATAATCTCCTTTGTAATAGTGCATCTAACCAG ATATTGTTGAGAGAGACTATTGGTTTTGATCCCTTGGTATCAATTTTGAAGCTACGGGCAAGCACATACAGTTTTACCCAGCAGAAG ACGATCAATCTACTGAGTGCACTAGAAACCATAACTCTGTTGATATTGGGAGTTCCAGACACTGAGATTGCCAAAGATTCAGATAAGATGACCAATAAGACTGTCTTGGTTCAG AAAAATGTAATAGATCATCTCCTTATGCTTGGCGTTGAAAGTCAATGGGCTCCTGTATCTGTTCGATGCGCA GCTTTACGTTGCATTGGTGATCTGATTGCTGGACATGCTAAGAACCGTGATGCCCTTGCGAGTAAAGTTTTGGGAGAGGAGCCACAACTAGAGCCTTCTCTGAATTCTATTCTCAGGATTATCTTGCGGACATCCAGTATGCAAGAATTTATTGCAGCTGACTACGTCTTTAAATGCTTTACTGAG GGCAATGCTGATGGTCAAACAATGTTGGCATCCACATTGATTCCGCAACCAAATTCTATGACCCATGCTCCTCCTGAGGAAGATGTGCACATGTCATTTGGAAG CATGTTGTTACAGGGTCTTACTTTGAGCGAGAGTGAGGGTGATCTTGAG ACATGTTCCCGGGCTGCTAGTGTACTTTCACATGTATTAAAGGACAACATCCAGTGCAAGGAAAGG GCAATCCGGATTGAACTCGAGGCACCAACACCATCATTAGGAGGTGCGGAGCCACTCATGCATCGCATGGTCAAGTACTTGGCTCTTGCTTCTTCCATGAAGACTAAAGATGGAAAGTCAATTTCAGGGAACCTGATTGTTCAACCCATAATTTTGAAGTTGCTCGTGATTTGGCTCTCTAAATGCCCCAATGCTGTCCAGTGTTTCCTTGATTCACGTCCTCACCTTACGTATCTGTTGGAGCTCATATCGAGTCCATCTGCTACCGTGTGTATCAGAGGCTTAGCTGCTCTTCTGTTAGGAGAGTGCGTCCTTTACAACAAGTCCGCTGAAAATGGAAAGGATTCTTTCACAATTGTTGATTCCATAAGCCAGAAAATTGGTATCACAGCTTTCTTGATGAAGTTCGACGAGATGCAGAAGAGTTCTATTTTCACATCTGTAAAGTCTGCCCAGCCTCGTAAACCCTTGACTAGGTCTACTGCAGCTAGCATGGCGGAGATTGAAGATGTGGAAGAGAGTGAATTGCCCGATCAAAAGAAGGAAGATCACCCATTTCTGTCGCTAATACTTGATGCCCAGTTCGTGAACTTTCTAAGAGGTTTGGAGGATGAAATACGGGAAAGCATAGTGGAGGTTTACAGTCACCCGAAGAGTCAGGTGGCTGTGGTGCCTGCTGAATTGGAGCAGAAGAGCGGGGAAGCTGACAGAGAATACATCGAGCGGTTAAAACTATTTGTCGAGAAGCAGTGCTTTGAGAtacag GGGCTACTTGGGCGTAATGCCACTCTTGCTGAGGAACTTGCCAAAAGTGGGGGTGGTTCTGAGCAGAGAACAAGTGGAGTATCAGATAGAGTCCAAGTTGACGCGCTTCGGAGAGATCTTCAAGAAGCTTCTCAAAGACTCGAGTTTCTCAAGGCAGAGAAAGCAAAGCTTGAGTCTGAGGCATCCAAGTACCGAAACATTGCTGAGAAGACAGAGTCTGATCTTAGGAGCTTGTCCGATGCATACAACAGCCTTGAGCAGGCCAACTTCAACCTCGAGAAAGAAGTGAAGGCTTTGAGGAGTGGAGGTTCAGGACTCGATCTCGAGGCGCTGAAAGCAGAAGCAAGGGAGGAAGCTCAGAAGGAGAGCGAGGCGGAGCTGAACGATTTGCTCGTCTGTCTGGGCCAGGAGCAGAGCAAGGTGGAGAGGCTGAGCGCAAGGTTGCTTGAGCTAGGGGAAGACGTGGATAAGTTGCTCGAAGGGATTGGAGAAGAAGACGATGCGGCGCTGCCCGAAGACGaggatgaagaagaatga
- the LOC116196151 gene encoding golgin candidate 6 isoform X2, with translation MDMLMDREVIRNEALLLLTHLTREAEEIKKIVVFEGAFEKIFSIIREEGGSDGGVVVQDCLELLNNLLCNSASNQILLRETIGFDPLVSILKLRASTYSFTQQKTINLLSALETITLLILGVPDTEIAKDSDKMTNKTVLVQKNVIDHLLMLGVESQWAPVSVRCAALRCIGDLIAGHAKNRDALASKVLGEEPQLEPSLNSILRIILRTSSMQEFIAADYVFKCFTEGNADGQTMLASTLIPQPNSMTHAPPEEDVHMSFGSMLLQGLTLSESEGDLETCSRAASVLSHVLKDNIQCKERAIRIELEAPTPSLGGAEPLMHRMVKYLALASSMKTKDGKSISGNLIVQPIILKLLVIWLSKCPNAVQCFLDSRPHLTYLLELISSPSATVCIRGLAALLLGECVLYNKSAENGKDSFTIVDSISQKIGITAFLMKFDEMQKSSIFTSVKSAQPRKPLTRSTAASMAEIEDVEESELPDQKKEDHPFLSLILDAQFVNFLRGLEDEIRESIVEVYSHPKSQVAVVPAELEQKSGEADREYIERLKLFVEKQCFEIQGLLGRNATLAEELAKSGGGSEQRTSGVSDRVQVDALRRDLQEASQRLEFLKAEKAKLESEASKYRNIAEKTESDLRSLSDAYNSLEQANFNLEKEVKALRSGGSGLDLEALKAEAREEAQKESEAELNDLLVCLGQEQSKVERLSARLLELGEDVDKLLEGIGEEDDAALPEDEDEEE, from the exons ATGGATATGCTTATGGATCGTGAG GTTATACGAAATGAAGCTTTGCTACTTCTTACTCACCTAACACGCGAAGCCGAG gaaattaaaaaaatcgtCGTCTTTGAAGGTGCATTTGAGAAGATCTTTAGCATTATCAGAGAAGAAGGTGGCTCTGATGGAGGTGTTGTTGTGCAG GACTGTCTGGAATTGTTGAATAATCTCCTTTGTAATAGTGCATCTAACCAG ATATTGTTGAGAGAGACTATTGGTTTTGATCCCTTGGTATCAATTTTGAAGCTACGGGCAAGCACATACAGTTTTACCCAGCAGAAG ACGATCAATCTACTGAGTGCACTAGAAACCATAACTCTGTTGATATTGGGAGTTCCAGACACTGAGATTGCCAAAGATTCAGATAAGATGACCAATAAGACTGTCTTGGTTCAG AAAAATGTAATAGATCATCTCCTTATGCTTGGCGTTGAAAGTCAATGGGCTCCTGTATCTGTTCGATGCGCA GCTTTACGTTGCATTGGTGATCTGATTGCTGGACATGCTAAGAACCGTGATGCCCTTGCGAGTAAAGTTTTGGGAGAGGAGCCACAACTAGAGCCTTCTCTGAATTCTATTCTCAGGATTATCTTGCGGACATCCAGTATGCAAGAATTTATTGCAGCTGACTACGTCTTTAAATGCTTTACTGAG GGCAATGCTGATGGTCAAACAATGTTGGCATCCACATTGATTCCGCAACCAAATTCTATGACCCATGCTCCTCCTGAGGAAGATGTGCACATGTCATTTGGAAG CATGTTGTTACAGGGTCTTACTTTGAGCGAGAGTGAGGGTGATCTTGAG ACATGTTCCCGGGCTGCTAGTGTACTTTCACATGTATTAAAGGACAACATCCAGTGCAAGGAAAGG GCAATCCGGATTGAACTCGAGGCACCAACACCATCATTAGGAGGTGCGGAGCCACTCATGCATCGCATGGTCAAGTACTTGGCTCTTGCTTCTTCCATGAAGACTAAAGATGGAAAGTCAATTTCAGGGAACCTGATTGTTCAACCCATAATTTTGAAGTTGCTCGTGATTTGGCTCTCTAAATGCCCCAATGCTGTCCAGTGTTTCCTTGATTCACGTCCTCACCTTACGTATCTGTTGGAGCTCATATCGAGTCCATCTGCTACCGTGTGTATCAGAGGCTTAGCTGCTCTTCTGTTAGGAGAGTGCGTCCTTTACAACAAGTCCGCTGAAAATGGAAAGGATTCTTTCACAATTGTTGATTCCATAAGCCAGAAAATTGGTATCACAGCTTTCTTGATGAAGTTCGACGAGATGCAGAAGAGTTCTATTTTCACATCTGTAAAGTCTGCCCAGCCTCGTAAACCCTTGACTAGGTCTACTGCAGCTAGCATGGCGGAGATTGAAGATGTGGAAGAGAGTGAATTGCCCGATCAAAAGAAGGAAGATCACCCATTTCTGTCGCTAATACTTGATGCCCAGTTCGTGAACTTTCTAAGAGGTTTGGAGGATGAAATACGGGAAAGCATAGTGGAGGTTTACAGTCACCCGAAGAGTCAGGTGGCTGTGGTGCCTGCTGAATTGGAGCAGAAGAGCGGGGAAGCTGACAGAGAATACATCGAGCGGTTAAAACTATTTGTCGAGAAGCAGTGCTTTGAGAtacag GGGCTACTTGGGCGTAATGCCACTCTTGCTGAGGAACTTGCCAAAAGTGGGGGTGGTTCTGAGCAGAGAACAAGTGGAGTATCAGATAGAGTCCAAGTTGACGCGCTTCGGAGAGATCTTCAAGAAGCTTCTCAAAGACTCGAGTTTCTCAAGGCAGAGAAAGCAAAGCTTGAGTCTGAGGCATCCAAGTACCGAAACATTGCTGAGAAGACAGAGTCTGATCTTAGGAGCTTGTCCGATGCATACAACAGCCTTGAGCAGGCCAACTTCAACCTCGAGAAAGAAGTGAAGGCTTTGAGGAGTGGAGGTTCAGGACTCGATCTCGAGGCGCTGAAAGCAGAAGCAAGGGAGGAAGCTCAGAAGGAGAGCGAGGCGGAGCTGAACGATTTGCTCGTCTGTCTGGGCCAGGAGCAGAGCAAGGTGGAGAGGCTGAGCGCAAGGTTGCTTGAGCTAGGGGAAGACGTGGATAAGTTGCTCGAAGGGATTGGAGAAGAAGACGATGCGGCGCTGCCCGAAGACGaggatgaagaagaatga
- the LOC116195682 gene encoding glucuronokinase 1-like, producing MEVRASPSSASASNGVIQHKVYARVGLLGNPSDVYYGRTIALSLGNFWATVQLQPSDELVIKPHPTHDFVHFKSLDHLVNRLQSEGYYGGVRLLMAVCKVFRNYCKGNNINLHGRCFTLSYDTNIPRQTGLSGSSAIVCAALNCLLDFYKVRHFVKVEVRPNLVLNAEEELGIVAGLQDRVAQVYGGLVYMDFGKDHMDKLGHGIYTPMDVHLLPPLHLIYAENPSDSGKVHSTVRQRWLSGDKFIISSMKEVADVALEGRKALLENDYKKLAELMNRNFDLRRKMFGDECLGPLNIEMVEVARRVGAASKFTGSGGAVVAFCPDGAPQVKLLEEACQKAGFIFQPIQVVPSRLSETELKSLSY from the exons ATGGAGGTCAGAGCTTCGCCCTCCTCCGCCTCTGCTTCCAATGGGGTGATCCAGCACAAGGTGTACGCTCGCGTCGGGCTGCTGGGTAACCCGAGCGACGTCTACTACGGCCGCACCATCGCCCTCAGCCTCGGCAACTTCTGGGCCACCGTCCAGCTCCAGCCCTCGGATGAGCTCGTCATCAAGCCCCACCCCACCCACGATTTCGTCCACTTCAAGTCCCTCGATCACCTG GTGAATCGGCTGCAAAGTGAAGGTTACTATGGCGGAGTGCGATTGCTCATGGCGGTTTGTAAAGTTTTTCGCAATTACTGCAAGGGTAACAACATTAATCTCCATGGAAGATGCTTCACTCTATCCTATGACACCAACATACCTCGGCAG ACTGGGCTTTCGGGTTCGAGTGCGATTGTCTGTGCAGCCTTGAATTGCCTTCTCGACTTCTACAAAGTTAGGCATTTTGTTAAGGTGGAAGTTAGACCTAATCTCGTGCTTAACGCGGAGGAAGAACTAGGGATTGTTGCTGGCCTCCAAGATCGGGTCGCCCAGGTCTATGGTGGCCTTGTATACATG GATTTCGGCAAGGATCACATGGATAAGTTGGGGCACGGAATCTACACACCAATGGATGTGCATCTCCTCCCTCCCCTACATCTCATTTATGCTGAGAATCCAAGCGATTCTGGGAAG GTGCACAGTACAGTTCGACAGAGGTGGCTCAGTGGCGATAAGTTTATAATCTCATCAATGAAGGAAGTTGCAGATGTAGCTTTGGAAGGGAGGAAAGCATTGCTAGAGAATGATTACAAGAAACTTGCAGAACTCATGAATCGGAATTTTGACCTCCGAAG GAAAATGTTTGGGGATGAATGCCTTGGACCTCTGAACATAGAGATGGTGGAGGTAGCACGAAGGGTAGGAGCTGCATCGAAGTTCACAGGCAGCGGAGGAGCTGTGGTTGCTTTCTGCCCTGATGGTGCCCCACAGGTCAAACTTCTTGAGGAGGCGTGCCAGAAGGCTGGGTTCATCTTTCAACCGATACAAGTGGTCCCATCACGCCTGAGTGAGACTGAGCTTAAGAGTCTATCGTATTAG
- the LOC116195683 gene encoding uncharacterized protein LOC116195683 has translation MDLATAAESDDEWELCNDDGFIYKRKKRRVDSSSAAPPQADTEAAEEKFQGDRRKKTLLRIRDRYRRELALWEHLSSTCHAMQDRAQQLQRERERDVEEARDRTRTSSSGGPLAEEAPGEESSLEALLDKLLLKAEAQEVIIQDVSNLCDVAESLCKSREEEFKQSLIDLPIWASAPDLMAALSDD, from the exons ATGGACTTGGCCACGGCGGCCGAGTCGGACGACGAGTGGGAGCTCTGCAACGACGATGGCTTCATCTACAAGCGCAAGAAGCGGCGGGTCGACTCCTCCTCCGCCGCCCCTCCGCAGGCCGACACTGAGGCTGCAGAGGAGAAGTTCCAGGGAGACCGTAGGAAAAAGACCCTCCTGAGGATTAGGGATCGGTACCGGAGGGAGCTGGCTCTCTGGGAACATCTGTCGAGCACGTGTCACGCAATGCAGGACAGGGCGCAGCAGCTTCAGCGAGAGAGAGAACGAGACGTTGAAGAAGCGAGGGACAGGACGAGAACGAGTTCTTCCGGCGGGCCACTTGCCGAGGAAGCTCCCGGGGAGGAGAGCAGTCTCGAGGCTCTACTCGATAAGCTGCTGTTGAAG GCAGAAGCTCAAGAAGTGATTATTCAGGATGTCTCGAACCTGTGTGATGTGGCTGAGTCATTGTGCAAATCCCGTGAAGAGGAATTCAAACAATCTTTAATTGATCTTCCGATTTGGGCTTCAGCGCCGGATCTCATGGCAGCACTCTCTGATGACTGA